The Schizosaccharomyces pombe strain 972h- genome assembly, chromosome: I genome contains a region encoding:
- the efg1 gene encoding rRNA-processing protein, with product MPKFKGPGLSVLKKKIRDNERLLKKENLPANIRVEHERALLGLQEQLSMAQLEHKKQKIFERYKKVRFFERKKAERRIKQLEKSLKDETMDDEKRKQCEKSMRKCQIDLMYIKEYPPLTKYVSLYAEGTSEQTEETRNRIWAEMEERFNSGRKHKIPSSGSNRVPVQEKSSTGGDLEDEFLQR from the exons ATGCCAAAATTTAAGGGCCCTGGACTTTCTGtgctgaagaaaaaaattcgcGACAATGAGagattattgaaaaag GAGAATTTGCCTGCAAACATTCGTGTTGAACATGAACGAGCTCTTTTGGGTCTACAAGAGCAGTTGTCTATGGCACAGTTAGAGcataaaaagcaaaagatttttgaaagatacAAAAAAGTTCGATTTTTTG AACGTAAAAAAGCAGAACGACGTATTAAACAATTGGAAAAATCTTTGAAGGATGAAACTATGGATGATGAGAAACGCAAGCAGTGTGAGAAATCGATGCGTAAATGTCAAATTGATCTTATGTATATTAAA GAATACCCCCCTTTAACAAAGTATGTTTCACTCTACGCAGAAGGCACATCTGAACAGACCGAAGAAACTCGAAATCGCATTTGGGCCGAGATGGAAGAACGCTTTAATAGTGGCAGAAAACACAAAATACCATCTTCAGGTTCCAACAGGGTTCCTGTACAGGAAAAAAGTTCAACTGGTGGTGATTTGgaagatgaatttttgcaaagaTAA
- the sea4 gene encoding GATOR2-SEACAT complex ubiquitin-protein ligase E3 subunit Sea4: protein MLNRSKKRNGCYFWVNGSSDEIRYVAVKASPKVNWKTHIIWRSLKNVKCIDSFHGNNEILGAGSSTGNISLLSVKHPEFQAVVTPGYARPCNSLAFSETEHLVAGFAKSRNESSLKLWDLNSLLSDPKSSPLMQSSTLDGVSSVCYKKDTPLLLTGSTSRSVHIIDTRQQLDSVSSVNTQYYSNIVVDPFSPNYFAANSYDGDIAIFDTRYFKSDNYLQIILRNENKKPKNPQLFALKYSEWKPGQLAVLSNNSITLRQLLPCVNGNEGSANNSVFVNYEKKYPVKPNSQCSGIDFFTPSTAFPTHVQILGVINEQPKLFSVHDEVIPFSFNPYNDLIFSFKEKLYPLNSSPFNTLSDVPQFDVSEFVDENSFDSSSSCSSKVFLTTRNNSINSEDSAHEVLLSYNRVLGSDIQGTILDRVKKGYQFDSQKNSELVSDLYLKDLWSWIHLSHRQSEESLFGDTGDTDFSYQGALGIWFMDTELTSMSDVFEAKESKFLEKKILRLARDVIERLDLDIFTSIQTKRPLRQLALLACGLGMSNDDLLLEIRRLIRKNEHVKAAGLALFHGKIENVVRILSSGNELEKTISTAVAGYITSQGLSNFGSDSLWKEMSRNLSTELEDPYLRAIFAYVSNSDWRDVLDEVSLSLKDRLGIALRFLPDDDLSNYLCDLCHTTVQSGDPEGLLLTGLTPLGMELLQNYIDHTSDVQTAALIAAFVVPKKFLDKRAEDWTESYRELLNRWKLYRERAKFDIFRTELSKNHTGEITRKATEPSIRIICNFCRKPIFPFSNRNECNNLPTPIQRGVSKAGPAKHLGKSCPHCGQPLPKCSVCGFSLGDEDVPQKDDFSQKPQNYVKEVNLQKSRFGLWFSFCLNCGHGAHASHASEWFSTHTICPVPNCDCECKLK, encoded by the coding sequence ATGTTAAATAGAAGTAAAAAGAGGAATGGCTGTTATTTTTGGGTTAACGGCTCCTCAGATGAGATTCGATATGTCGCCGTCAAAGCTTCCCCTAAAGTAAATTGGAAAACTCACATTATTTGGAGATCAttgaaaaatgttaaatGTATAGACTCTTTTCACGGAAACAATGAAATATTGGGTGCTGGTTCTTCTACCGGAAATATATCATTGCTTTCTGTTAAGCATCCAGAATTTCAAGCAGTAGTAACACCTGGATATGCTCGCCCTTGCAATAGTTTGGCATTTTCTGAAACTGAACATCTTGTTGCTGGATTTGCAAAATCTCGAAACGAGTCTTCCTTGAAGTTATGGGACTTGAATTCATTACTGTCTGACCCGAAGAGTAGTCCCTTAATGCAGTCTTCTACTCTAGACGGAGTTTCTTCCGTTTGTTATAAGAAAGACACTCCTCTTTTGCTTACCGGATCAACTTCGCGTTCTGTCCATATAATTGATACTAGGCAGCAACTAGACTCAGTTTCTTCCGTCAATACGCAATATTATAGTAATATAGTTGTTGATCCATTTTCTCCTAACTATTTTGCCGCAAATTCTTATGATGGTGACATTGCGATTTTTGATACTCGATACTTCAAATCCgataattatttacaaattattttacggaacgaaaataaaaagccCAAAAATCCACAATTATTTGCACTGAAATATTCTGAATGGAAACCTGGACAATTGGCTGTTTTGTCAAACAATTCGATTACACTTCGTCAATTATTGCCTTGTGTCAATGGAAATGAAGGATCCGCAAATAATTCTGTCTTTGTAAATTATGAGAAGAAATATCCTGTTAAACCAAATTCACAATGTTCTGgcattgatttttttactccTTCTACAGCCTTTCCAACTCATGTTCAAATTTTGGGTGTCATAAACGAACAACCGAAACTTTTTTCTGTCCATGATGAGGTCATTCCCTTTTCATTTAACCCTTATAATGATTTGATATTTTccttcaaagaaaaactgTATCCTTTAAACTCTTCACCATTTAACACACTTTCTGATGTCCCACAATTTGATGTCAGCGAATTTGTCGATGAAAACTCTTTCGATTCCTCGTCTTCTTGTTCCTCCAAAGTCTTTCTAACGACAAGAAACAACTCAATCAATTCAGAGGATTCCGCTCATGAAGTATTGCTTTCCTATAACCGCGTCCTTGGATCTGATATTCAAGGGACAATACTAGATCGCGTCAAAAAGGGCTACCAATTTGATTCCCAAAAAAACTCAGAATTAGTTTCTGATTTATACTTAAAAGATCTATGGTCTTGGATTCACTTAAGCCATAGACAATCAGAAGAATCACTGTTTGGAGACACAGGAGATACAGATTTCAGCTATCAAGGTGCACTAGGTATTTGGTTTATGGATACTGAATTGACTAGCATGTCCGATGtttttgaagcaaaagaaagcaaatttttagaaaaaaaaattttaagacTTGCTAGAGATGTTATTGAGAGACTTGATTTAGATATATTTACGTCTATCCAAACTAAAAGGCCTTTACGCCAACTCGCTTTACTTGCCTGTGGATTAGGAATGTCAAATGATGACTTGTTGTTGGAAATTAGAAGACTGATTCGCAAGAATGAGCATGTAAAAGCCGCTGGGTTAGCACTTTTCCACggaaaaattgaaaacgtAGTCCGTATATTATCAAGTGGGAATGAGCTGGAGAAGACCATATCCACAGCAGTTGCCGGATACATTACATCGCAAGGCTTAAGTAACTTTGGAAGTGACTCATTGTGGAAAGAAATGTCTCGTAACTTAAGTACAGAATTGGAAGATCCATACTTACGTGCAATATTTGCGTATGTTTCCAACTCCGATTGGAGAGATGTATTAGATGAAGTTTCTCTCTCATTAAAAGATCGTCTTGGAATTGCTCTTCGCTTTTTACCAGATGACGATTTGAGTAATTATTTGTGCGATTTATGTCACACTACAGTGCAATCAGGCGACCCAGAAGGCCTGTTACTTACAGGTTTAACTCCTTTGGGAATGGAACTTCTGCAGAACTACATTGATCATACAAGCGATGTTCAAACTGCTGCATTGATTGCTGCATTTGTGGTACCTAAGAAATTTCTGGATAAACGTGCAGAGGATTGGACTGAAAGTTATAGAGAGCTTCTAAACCGCTGGAAACTTTACCGTGAGCGTGCAAAGTTTGATATCTTTCGGACAGAACTCTCAAAAAATCACACAGGAGAAATAACCAGAAAGGCTACAGAGCCATCTATACGCATTATCTGCAATTTTTGTAGAAAAccaatttttcctttctccAATAGGAATGAATGTAATAATTTACCAACGCCAATTCAACGAGGTGTCAGTAAAGCAGGCCCAGCAAAACACTTGGGAAAAAGTTGTCCTCATTGCGGACAGCCTCTTCCAAAGTGCTCTGTATGTGGGTTTTCTTTAGGAGATGAAGATGTTCCTCAGAAAGATGACTTTTCTCAAAAACCTCAAAACTATGTCAAAGAAGTTAATCTTCAGAAATCTAGATTTGGGTTATGGTTTAGCTTTTGTCTAAATTGTGGCCATGGAGCTCACGCATCTCATGCTTCAGAATGGTTTTCAACTCATACAATATGTCCGGTTCCTAACTGTGATTGTGAATGCAAACTGAAATAG
- the arp3 gene encoding ARP2/3 actin-organizing complex actin-related protein subunit Arp3 codes for MASFNVPIIMDNGTGYSKLGYAGNDAPSYVFPTVIATRSAGASSGPAVSSKPSYMASKGSGHLSSKRATEDLDFFIGNDALKKASAGYSLDYPIRHGQIENWDHMERFWQQSLFKYLRCEPEDHYFLLTEPPLNPPENRENTAEIMFESFNCAGLYIAVQAVLALAASWTSSKVTDRSLTGTVVDSGDGVTHIIPVAEGYVIGSSIKTMPLAGRDVTYFVQSLLRDRNEPDSSLKTAERIKEECCYVCPDIVKEFSRFDREPDRYLKYASESITGHSTTIDVGFERFLAPEIFFNPEIASSDFLTPLPELVDNVVQSSPIDVRKGLYKNIVLSGGSTLFKNFGNRLQRDLKRIVDERIHRSEMLSGAKSGGVDVNVISHKRQRNAVWFGGSLLAQTPEFGSYCHTKADYEEYGASIARRYQIFGNSL; via the exons ATGGCTTCGTTTAATGTTCCCATTATAATGGACAA CGGTACCGGCTATAGCAAGCTTGG CTATGCTGGGAACGATGCTCCTTCTTATGTATTCCCCACTGTTATTGCGACGCGTTCTGCGGGTGCTTCTTCAGGGCCGGCTGTTTCATCAAAGCCTTCTTACATGGCCTCGAAAGGCAGTGGGCATCTCTCAAGCAAAAGGGCAACTGAGGACTTGGACTTTTTTATTGGAAACGATGCATTGAAAAAGGCGTCTGCTGGATATTCTTTGGACTATCCTATCCGTCATGGACAAATAGAAAATTGGGACCATATGGAGCGTTTTTGGCAACAGTCTctctttaaatatttacGTTGTGAACCAGAGGAccattattttcttttgaccGAACCTCCTTTGAATCCACCTGAAAACCGTGAAAATACTGCAGAGATTATGTTTGAGTCGTTCAACTGTGCAGGACTCTACATTGCTGTTCAAGCGGTTTTGGCTCTTGCCGCCTCTTGGACATCTTCAAAAGTTACTGATCGTTCGTTGACCGGTACTGTTGTTGACTCTGGTGATGGCGTTACTCATATTATTCCTGTT GCCGAAGGATATGTTATCGGCTCTTCCATTAAGACAATGCCACTTGCTGGTCGTGATGTTACGTACTTTGTTCAATCCTTATTACGTGACCGCAATGAACCTGATTCAAGTCTCAAAACTGCTGAAAGAATTAAAGAGGAATGTTGCTACGTTTGTCCGGACATTGTTAAGGAGTTTAGTAGATTTGATCGTGAGCCCGACcgttatttaaaatatgcATCTGAATCAATTACTGGACACTCTACTACTATTGATGTAGGATTTGAACGCTTCCTCGCAcctgaaatattttttaatcctGAGATTGCTTCTTCCGATTTTTTGACCCCTCTTCCGGAACTTGTGGACAACGTCGTACAGAGCTCACCCATTGACGTTCGTAAAGGcctttataaaaacattgTCCTTTCTGGTGGTAGTACTTTGTTTAAGAACTTTGGCAACCGCTTACAAAGAGATCTCAAGCGGATTGTTGACGAGCGTATTCACCGCAGTGAAATGCTCTCCGGTGCTAAAAGTGGTGGTGTAGACGTTAATGTTATCTCCCATAAACGTCAACGAAATGCGGTTTGGTTTGGCGGCAGTTTACTAGCACAAACG CCTGAATTCGGATCCTATTGCCATACCAAAGCAGATTACGAAGAATATGGTGCTTCCATTGCTCGTAGGtaccaaatttttggaaattctctttaa
- the gyp7 gene encoding GTPase-activating protein Gyp7 encodes MTTLESLDMPEMTEVEDDTVDIHIDNSKVALLFSKSKVFVHPTSKMKDNISGYLSLSKSKALGNSSVAGSDILLSWVPDSFLKNRPRDLSVFQNAETLSNGSIREWVEIPQHLDYSFSVRLCSIYSIIFRPPRYGWNYGSIVINLRDSGESLPPLFFHDDECISTIEYGKQITRDRFDPFDESGNMFWGGTHLLMQLKKYASLEQSSHESQLYLVNPSPEDTVAFQSVELQKVISNNRLNSSSTPPTPRSSSSIFNPFRRALHDLSFTVLERFSRVTNYGKSEVDRLMEHKVTKSILPHLPRELQVLLESKRVQKLTEEYDPARMFLARWAEGIVEQSESNNSQPVNNAGVWTDAQREEDSSLGPFELVYIEERVKRDDPLSVEQWNSMFNAHGKLQVDVHRVLGIIFHGGIQPSLRKEVWPFLLSVYPWDSTSEERRVIYLSLQEEYCTLKRKWYEDIHKQFNDRWFIEQRNRIEKDVHRTDRQHEYFQIEDLPHPDPQSTFTGTNMNMEMMKDILLTYNEYDTELGYVQGMSDLLAPIYVTFNDNALTFWGMVGLMKRLHFNFLRDQSGMHRQLDTLRLLIEFMDPELFAHLEKTDSSNLFCFFRMLLIYFKREFDWEVLLKLWDVLFTNYLSYDYHIFVAYAIAERHREVLLNQTSAFDEVLKYFNELSGKLALEPTLICAEQCFYQFKNKLALIDRKQMEETNSDEDGSKETDLPTIAPYLRNLLKTSQPQYTPSGKQE; translated from the coding sequence ATGACAACGCTGGAATCTCTGGATATGCCAGAGATGACAGAGGTCGAAGATGATACAGTCGACATACACATCGACAATTCGAAGGTCGCTCTCCTTTTCTCTAAAAGCAAGGTGTTTGTTCATCCCACATCGAAAATGAAGGATAACATATCTGGCTATTTGTCCTTGTCTAAGTCAAAGGCGCTAGGAAATTCATCAGTGGCCGGAAGCGATATTTTGTTATCATGGGTTCCTGAttcgtttttaaaaaatcgtCCCAGGGATCTTTCCGTATTTCAAAATGCGGAAACCCTTTCAAACGGTTCTATTAGAGAATGGGTAGAGATTCCTCAGCATTTGGACTACTCTTTTTCTGTACGATTGTGCAGcatttattcaattataTTTCGACCTCCTAGATATGGATGGAATTATGGTAGTATAGTGATTAATTTGAGAGACAGTGGTGAGAGCCTCCctcctcttttttttcatgatGATGAATGTATTAGTACTATTGAGTATGGCAAGCAAATTACCAGAGATCGTTTTGATCCCTTCGATGAATCAGGAAATATGTTCTGGGGTGGAACGCATTTGTTGATgcaattaaagaaatacgCTTCTCTTGAACAGTCCTCACATGAATCACAACTGTACCTTGTTAATCCTTCTCCTGAGGATACTGTGGCATTTCAATCAGTTGAACTTCAAAAAGTCATTTCTAATAATCGACTTAACTCCAGTTCTACCCCTCCTACGCCTAGGAGCTCATCATCTATCTTTAATCCTTTTCGCCGTGCCCTTCATGATTTGTCATTCACTGTGCTTGAGCGGTTTAGTCGGGTCACTAACTACGGCAAATCAGAAGTTGACAGACTCATGGAGCATAAAGTTACCAAGTCTATATTGCCACACCTTCCACGTGAGCTTCAAGTGCTTCTTGAGTCAAAGAGAgttcaaaaattaactgAAGAATATGATCCAGCCCGAATGTTTTTGGCTCGTTGGGCTGAGGGTATTGTAGAGCAATCTGAGAGTAACAATTCTCAACCTGTCAATAATGCGGGTGTTTGGACTGATGCACAGCGTGAAGAAGATTCGTCGCTGGGTCCATTTGAACTAGTGTACATAGAAGAGAGGGTGAAGCGTGATGATCCATTGTCTGTTGAGCAATGGAATTCAATGTTTAATGCTCATGGGAAATTACAGGTTGACGTTCATAGAGTTCTTggaataatttttcatgGGGGTATACAACCCTCTCTTCGTAAGGAAGTTTGGCCTTTTTTGCTCTCTGTTTACCCTTGGGATTCAACTAGTGAAGAAAGACGcgttatttatttgagcCTTCAAGAAGAATATTGCACTTTGAAGAGAAAGTGGTATGAAGATAttcataaacaatttaaCGATCGTTGGTTTATTGAGCAACGAAATCGAATTGAGAAAGACGTACATCGTACAGATAGACAACATGAATACTTCCAAATTGAGGATCTTCCTCATCCTGACCCTCAATCAACGTTTACCGGAACCAATATGAATATGGAAATGATGAAAGATATCCTTCTGACTTATAACGAATATGATACGGAGCTGGGGTATGTCCAAGGAATGTCCGATTTACTTGCTCCTATTTATGTCacttttaatgataatgCCTTAACTTTTTGGGGAATGGTTGGTTTAATGAAACGTcttcattttaattttttgcgTGATCAATCCGGAATGCATCGACAACTTGATACTTTACGACTTCTTATTGAATTTATGGATCCTGAACTATTTGCTCACCTCGAAAAAACTGACTCCTctaatttgttttgcttttttagaATGCTgctaatatattttaaacgAGAGTTTGATTGGGAAGTTTTGTTGAAGCTTTGGGATGTcttatttacaaattatCTATCTTATGACTATCATATCTTCGTGGCATATGCGATTGCTGAGAGACATCGTGAGGTGCTTTTGAATCAAACTAGCGCTTTTGACGaagtattaaaatatttcaacGAACTTTCAGGAAAACTAGCTTTAGAGCCTACACTAATCTGTGCAGAGCAATGCTTTTATCAATTTAAGAATAAATTAGCTTTAATTGATAGAAAACAAATGGAGGAAACCAACTCGGATGAAGATGGCAGTAAAGAAACTGATTTACCCACAATTGCACCATACCTTCGCAatctattaaaaacaagCCAGCCACAATACACGCCGAGTGGTAAGCAAGAATGA
- the cip2 gene encoding RNA-binding protein Cip2, with the protein MAEGTSQRPLTPLSQAFLSTNTLSPASSPLTFHSEAASLRRKRSNFFPKLDELNGAQDEEMRGLNIPGGSGYLENRYGRDKFTFSDAAVNSAGMGGSGIFSHNNADDGLGDGSSTVLPSSLKQMLDPEISTANNPSAKPRRTRLQTAWKEATNSAGLSLRSASALDVLKNSGPATTSLLSSTTYPFDSLNAFNEPSHSHVPNSASSTALSRGMSNSVTLTAPPEPDEETIPTAIVIKNIPFSLKKEVLFKVFTALDIPRPYAFNYHFDNGVFRGLAFANFHSPEEAKTVVQVLNGYEITGRRLRVEWKRQLPPAERERVERGKQEKRAVEERKNQLKSPFSVANIGAGIDFDLNDPAILNVYSHILLFYYRSDNTNDLVFDSSTTQEERRVAALLASRLNLNHSVTGDGEAKQVVITMPSTHFTPANNSSANHSPLMAPNASTLNPSSLGASNLSQPSLANHLSSSGLFDNGLFSSGGLSSNFSSLRRPAPSMHLADSIRSLRGLNDSKAFSDIRSMPATPLELATPFANLNVSSPLDRNATNSSNTLNGSAMNDYFASLTPSNTGAIGSRTFTKN; encoded by the coding sequence ATGGCTGAGGGCACAAGCCAAAGGCCATTAACGCCTTTGTCGCAGGCATTTTTGTCAACTAATACTCTTTCTCCTGCTTCTTCCCCTTTAACTTTCCATTCTGAGGCTGCATCTCTGCGTAGAAAACGGTCCAACTTTTTCCCCAAATTAGATGAATTAAATGGAGCTcaagatgaagaaatgaGAGGTCTTAATATTCCTGGAGGATCAGGATATCTCGAGAACCGATATGGTCGTGATAAGTTTACGTTTTCTGATGCAGCCGTTAACAGTGCTGGAATGGGAGGGTCTGGCATATTTTCCCACAACAATGCAGATGATGGTTTGGGTGATGGTTCTTCTACGGTTTTACCAAGTTCCCTTAAACAAATGCTGGATCCTGAAATTTCAACTGCCAATAATCCATCTGCAAAGCCTCGTCGAACTCGTCTTCAAACTGCTTGGAAAGAAGCAACTAATTCAGCAGGCCTTTCTCTCCGGTCTGCAAGTGCTTTAGATGTACTCAAAAATTCTGGACCTGCTACTACCTCATTACTTTCCTCAACAACATACCCTTTTGATAGTTTAAATGCATTCAACGAACCATCCCATTCACATGTACCAAACTCAGCTTCTAGCACTGCTCTGTCTAGAGGTATGAGCAACTCTGTAACTTTGACGGCACCCCCTGAACCTGATGAAGAGACCATTCCTACCGCGattgttattaaaaatattccATTCTCcttgaagaaagaagtgTTGTTTAAAGTGTTCACTGCATTAGACATCCCACGTCCATACGCTTTTAATTATCATTTTGATAACGGAGTTTTTAGGGGCCTTGCCTTTGCTAATTTCCATTCTCCAGAGGAAGCCAAAACGGTTGTGCAAGTTTTGAATGGCTATGAAATTACTGGTCGTCGTCTTCGTGTTGAATGGAAGCGTCAACTACCGCCTGCGGAGCGTGAACGTGTTGAGCGTGGTAAACAAGAGAAACGCGCTGTAgaagaacgaaaaaatcaattgaaatCTCCGTTTTCTGTTGCCAATATAGGTGCTGGCattgattttgatttgaATGATCCAGCTATACTCAATGTATATTCTCATATcttgttattttattatcgCAGCGATAACACTAATGATCTTGTATTTGATTCTTCAACCACCCAGGAAGAACGTCGGGTTGCTGCCTTATTAGCTTCCCGTCTCAATCTCAATCATTCAGTTACTGGTGACGGTGAAGCTAAGCAAGTGGTTATTACCATGCCTAGTACTCATTTTACTCCCGCTAATAATTCGAGTGCTAACCACTCTCCTTTGATGGCCCCAAACGCCAGTACTTTAaatccttcttctttagGTGCTTCCAATTTGAGCCAACCAAGTCTTGCAAATCACTTGAGCTCCTCTGGTTTATTTGACAATGGTCTTTTCTCGTCCGGTGGTCTTTCtagtaatttttcaagtCTTAGACGACCCGCTCCCTCTATGCATCTTGCGGATAGCATACGTTCTCTCAGAGGACTAAATGATTCTAAAGCCTTTTCCGACATACGTAGTATGCCAGCTACTCCGTTAGAACTTGCTACTCCTTTTGCTAATTTAAATGTTTCCTCTCCACTGGATCGCAATGCGACTAATTCATCAAATACTTTAAACGGTAGTGCGATGAACGATTATTTTGCAAGCCTTACTCCATCAAACACCGGTGCTATTGGATCCAGAACTTTTACAAAGAATTAG